The Flavobacterium praedii genome window below encodes:
- a CDS encoding YgaP family membrane protein, giving the protein MKNRIVRGIAGTFILASLLLSIYVNQNWLWFTAFVGANLLQSSITKWCLMDDILGKLGVKD; this is encoded by the coding sequence ATGAAAAATAGAATCGTACGAGGTATTGCAGGAACTTTCATCTTAGCCAGTTTGCTATTATCCATCTATGTCAATCAAAATTGGTTGTGGTTTACGGCCTTTGTGGGTGCCAATTTACTGCAATCTTCTATAACCAAATGGTGCTTGATGGATGATATTCTTGGTAAACTGGGAGTGAAAGACTAA
- a CDS encoding efflux RND transporter permease subunit, with protein sequence MQEGISGKIAHFFINSKLTILLMVALMIIGVYSSFLIPREEEPQINVPMADVMVGYPGANPAEVESRVIKPLEKVISNIKGVEHVHSMAMNGQAMLIVQFFVGQDVERSYVKLYDELAKHEDMFPQGVYKPMVKTRSIDDVPMLGITLWSEKQDGYQLRQLAEEVTSEIEKVKDVAITKEIGGNNRELKVILDKDKMAENGVDALGVMQMIQANNGSSQSGSFVNADKEYLVTTGQFLSNAEDVENLVVGVNKNLPVYLKQVAKVQDGPSTARSYVSFGYGKANEKFKTAKSEYPAVTISVGKVKGADAMKISAKIIDKVEQLKKSLIPNDVHVEVTRNYGETASDKVGELLMHLGIAIIAVTILVMLAMGWRGGLVVFFSVPLTFALTLFAYYLLGYTLNRITLFALVFVVGIVVDDSIIIAENMHRHFKMKRLPFKQAAIYAINEVGNPTILATFTVIAAILPMAFVSGMMGPYMSPMPIGASIAMLLSLFVALTVTPYLGYHLLQEKEEQQHKESEGIETSWVYKIYSKLERPFLESSAKRRILVAVTVVLLFGSIFMFFTKSVVVKMLPFDNKNEFQVVIDMPEGTTLERTAAVTKEIAQYLSTKPEVVDYQNYIGTSAPITFNGLVRHYDLRGGSNMADIQVNLLHKEDRDLQSHAIAREMRPEIQKIAKKYGANVKIIEVPPGPPVLSTLVAEIYGPNYKDQIKVAHQVKSILEKTTDIVDVDWIVEDNQTEYKLKIDKEKAMLNGIAPQQVVGNLTYLLKEYPVSNLYDENSNDNVGIVLSLDDKDKTSLQDIENLKIKGSQGNMIPVSDLVKVEMDTLQKTIYRKDQKRVVYVTADMAGALESPVYAILGMNEKLAKMQLPKGYKVNELYMEQPTDESDFTVKWDGEWQITLEVFRDLGVAFMVVIVIIYMLIVGWFQNFKTPMVMMLAIPLSLIGIVFGHWLLNAYFTATSFIGMIALAGVMVRNSVLLIDFIEIRLNEGVPLKQAIIEAGAVRTTPILLTTGAVVIGASIILFDPIFQGLAISLVFGAIVSTVLTLLVVPLIYYITERKKWEASPNPSEGGESETSKQNNV encoded by the coding sequence ATGCAAGAAGGAATTTCAGGTAAAATAGCCCATTTTTTCATCAATTCGAAGTTAACGATACTGTTGATGGTCGCTTTGATGATTATAGGAGTGTACAGCTCGTTTCTAATCCCAAGGGAGGAAGAACCACAAATAAATGTTCCGATGGCCGACGTAATGGTAGGTTATCCCGGTGCTAATCCCGCCGAAGTAGAAAGTCGTGTGATCAAGCCTTTGGAGAAAGTAATCTCGAATATCAAAGGGGTCGAACACGTGCACAGTATGGCCATGAACGGTCAAGCGATGTTGATTGTACAGTTTTTTGTGGGTCAGGATGTGGAGCGTTCGTATGTAAAATTATATGACGAATTGGCGAAACACGAAGATATGTTTCCGCAAGGCGTATACAAACCAATGGTAAAAACCCGCTCGATTGATGATGTGCCGATGTTAGGCATCACGCTTTGGAGCGAAAAACAAGACGGTTACCAATTGCGTCAACTTGCTGAAGAAGTGACTTCGGAAATTGAAAAAGTAAAAGATGTGGCCATTACCAAGGAAATTGGCGGAAACAATCGCGAACTGAAAGTGATTTTGGACAAAGATAAAATGGCCGAAAATGGCGTGGATGCTTTGGGCGTTATGCAAATGATTCAGGCGAATAATGGCAGTTCACAATCGGGTAGTTTTGTCAATGCGGACAAAGAATATTTGGTTACCACGGGACAATTTTTATCGAATGCCGAAGATGTGGAAAACTTGGTGGTGGGTGTGAATAAAAACCTGCCTGTCTATTTGAAACAAGTTGCCAAAGTGCAAGATGGCCCCTCAACAGCCAGAAGTTATGTGTCATTTGGATATGGCAAAGCCAACGAAAAATTCAAAACCGCAAAATCCGAATATCCTGCCGTGACGATCTCTGTTGGGAAAGTGAAAGGTGCGGATGCGATGAAAATATCGGCAAAAATCATTGACAAAGTAGAGCAACTAAAAAAGAGTTTAATTCCAAACGATGTACATGTAGAAGTAACCCGTAACTATGGGGAAACGGCTTCGGACAAAGTGGGTGAATTGTTGATGCACTTAGGAATTGCAATTATTGCCGTGACCATTTTGGTGATGCTTGCTATGGGCTGGCGCGGTGGATTGGTGGTTTTCTTCTCGGTTCCCTTGACGTTTGCGCTGACGTTGTTTGCCTATTACTTATTGGGCTACACGCTGAATAGAATCACGCTTTTTGCCTTGGTATTTGTGGTGGGAATTGTGGTCGATGACAGTATTATTATTGCCGAGAATATGCACCGCCATTTCAAAATGAAACGACTGCCATTCAAACAAGCGGCAATTTATGCGATCAATGAGGTAGGAAATCCAACGATTTTGGCAACATTTACTGTAATTGCAGCAATACTTCCTATGGCGTTTGTGTCTGGAATGATGGGGCCATATATGAGTCCGATGCCAATTGGAGCTTCGATTGCGATGTTGTTATCATTGTTTGTAGCCTTGACAGTTACGCCTTATTTGGGGTATCATTTATTGCAAGAAAAAGAAGAACAACAACACAAAGAATCTGAAGGAATTGAAACCAGCTGGGTGTATAAAATCTACAGCAAACTGGAACGTCCTTTCTTGGAAAGCAGTGCCAAAAGACGCATTCTGGTAGCCGTAACAGTGGTGTTGTTATTCGGCTCTATTTTCATGTTTTTTACCAAGTCGGTGGTCGTAAAAATGTTGCCATTCGATAATAAAAACGAGTTTCAAGTGGTGATTGATATGCCCGAAGGAACTACGCTGGAACGCACAGCTGCAGTTACCAAAGAAATTGCACAATATCTTTCGACAAAACCGGAAGTAGTAGATTATCAAAATTATATTGGTACATCGGCACCGATTACGTTCAACGGCTTGGTGCGCCATTATGATTTACGCGGTGGCAGCAATATGGCCGACATACAGGTGAATTTATTGCACAAAGAAGACCGTGATTTACAAAGTCACGCTATTGCAAGAGAAATGCGTCCTGAGATTCAAAAAATTGCCAAGAAATATGGAGCCAATGTAAAAATCATTGAAGTTCCGCCAGGACCACCTGTTTTATCGACTTTGGTGGCCGAAATTTATGGGCCTAATTATAAAGATCAAATAAAAGTAGCACATCAAGTAAAATCAATTCTTGAAAAAACTACTGATATTGTGGATGTTGACTGGATAGTTGAGGACAATCAAACGGAATACAAACTGAAAATAGACAAAGAAAAAGCGATGCTAAATGGTATTGCACCGCAACAAGTGGTCGGCAACCTCACGTATTTATTGAAAGAATATCCGGTTTCGAATTTGTATGATGAAAATTCCAATGATAATGTGGGGATTGTTCTTTCGCTTGACGACAAAGACAAAACGAGTTTACAAGACATTGAGAATCTAAAAATCAAAGGAAGTCAAGGAAATATGATTCCAGTGAGTGATTTGGTAAAAGTAGAAATGGACACTTTGCAAAAAACCATTTATCGAAAAGACCAAAAACGCGTGGTTTATGTAACCGCGGATATGGCTGGAGCATTAGAAAGTCCCGTATATGCTATTTTGGGAATGAATGAAAAACTAGCCAAAATGCAATTGCCAAAAGGGTATAAAGTCAACGAACTTTATATGGAACAACCTACAGACGAAAGTGATTTTACCGTAAAATGGGATGGCGAATGGCAAATTACCTTGGAAGTATTCCGTGATTTGGGTGTGGCATTCATGGTGGTTATCGTGATTATTTATATGCTGATTGTGGGCTGGTTCCAAAACTTCAAAACGCCTATGGTGATGATGTTGGCCATTCCGCTTTCGCTAATTGGAATTGTGTTTGGCCACTGGTTGCTGAATGCTTATTTCACCGCAACCTCTTTTATCGGAATGATTGCATTGGCTGGAGTAATGGTGAGGAACTCGGTGTTGCTTATCGATTTTATCGAAATCCGACTGAACGAAGGTGTGCCCTTGAAACAAGCTATTATTGAGGCTGGAGCGGTACGTACTACTCCTATTTTATTGACCACAGGTGCCGTAGTTATTGGAGCTTCCATTATTTTGTTTGACCCAATCTTTCAAGGTTTGGCGATTTCATTAGTATTTGGAGCCATCGTTTCGACAGTATTGACATTGCTGGTTGTGCCTTTGATTTATTACATCACTGAGAGAAAAAAATGGGAAGCCTCCCCCAACCCCTCCGAGGGAGGGGAGTCAGAAACCTCAAAACAAAATAATGTCTAA
- a CDS encoding NAD(P)H-dependent oxidoreductase, producing the protein MSNFLENQNWRYATKKFDATKKVSAEDLNTLKEAIRLSSSSYGLQPYKVIIVENPELRAQIQPAAWGQSQIVDASHLIIFANDTNIGDDAINELLNSMSITRETPIEALAGYGDFMKSKISTLDPAVKNVWTSKQTYLALGNLLNAAAELKIDVTPMEGFVPEQVNEILGLDKLNLNASLIATVGYRHEEDATQYYKKVRKSQEDLFITL; encoded by the coding sequence ATGAGCAATTTTTTAGAAAATCAAAATTGGAGATATGCAACAAAGAAATTTGATGCTACAAAAAAAGTTTCAGCAGAAGACTTAAATACACTAAAAGAAGCAATTCGTTTGAGTTCATCCTCTTATGGATTGCAACCATACAAAGTAATTATTGTTGAAAACCCAGAACTAAGAGCACAAATACAACCTGCTGCTTGGGGGCAATCACAAATTGTTGATGCTTCTCACTTGATCATTTTTGCAAATGACACCAATATTGGCGATGATGCTATTAATGAATTACTAAATTCAATGAGCATCACAAGAGAAACTCCTATTGAAGCACTTGCGGGTTACGGTGATTTTATGAAATCTAAAATTTCAACTTTGGATCCAGCAGTTAAAAATGTGTGGACTTCAAAACAAACGTATTTAGCCTTAGGGAATTTATTAAACGCTGCTGCTGAATTAAAAATTGACGTGACGCCAATGGAAGGTTTTGTTCCTGAACAAGTAAACGAAATTTTAGGATTAGACAAATTAAATCTTAATGCATCACTTATTGCAACTGTAGGATATCGTCATGAAGAAGATGCTACCCAATATTACAAAAAAGTTAGAAAATCACAAGAAGACTTATTTATTACTTTATAA
- a CDS encoding MarR family winged helix-turn-helix transcriptional regulator, translating to MKIEEELKSKVEYNTSTRVFLNIMYTQNVISDSFNEIVKPYEISEEQYNVLRILRGQKGQPANMCIIQERMLARTSNTTRLVDKLLLKDLVTRNVCSDNRRKIEVLITQKGLDLLSELDPKIKQHQELFSNNLSDEELIQLNILLEKYRAIKY from the coding sequence ATGAAAATAGAAGAGGAGTTAAAAAGCAAGGTTGAATATAACACTTCAACAAGAGTCTTTCTTAATATAATGTACACCCAAAACGTAATTTCGGATAGTTTCAACGAAATCGTAAAACCATACGAAATTTCAGAAGAACAATATAATGTTTTGAGAATATTAAGAGGCCAAAAAGGACAACCAGCCAATATGTGTATTATTCAAGAAAGAATGTTGGCCAGAACAAGCAATACAACAAGATTGGTTGACAAACTATTATTAAAAGATTTGGTAACTCGTAATGTGTGCTCAGATAACCGCAGGAAAATTGAAGTTTTAATTACTCAAAAAGGTTTGGATTTACTATCTGAATTGGATCCAAAAATAAAACAACACCAAGAATTATTCTCAAATAATTTGAGTGATGAAGAATTAATACAACTGAATATTTTATTAGAAAAATACAGAGCAATTAAATATTAA
- a CDS encoding MarR family winged helix-turn-helix transcriptional regulator: MKIEDELKSTVDYNKSTRVVLNVMYTQNVITESFNEIIKPYDISSEQYNVLRILRGQKGDPANMCVIQERMLARTSNTTRLVDKLLLKDLVTRNVCPDNRRKIEVLITQKGLDLLIELDPKVKEHEELFAKNLAVEELEQLNTLLEKYRTK, from the coding sequence ATGAAGATTGAAGATGAATTAAAAAGTACGGTTGACTATAACAAATCAACAAGAGTAGTTTTGAATGTCATGTACACTCAAAATGTTATTACCGAAAGTTTTAATGAAATCATAAAGCCTTATGACATTTCAAGTGAACAATACAATGTTTTACGAATACTAAGAGGACAAAAAGGGGATCCTGCAAATATGTGTGTCATTCAGGAAAGAATGTTGGCTAGAACAAGTAATACTACACGACTAGTGGATAAATTATTATTAAAGGATTTGGTCACCCGCAATGTTTGTCCTGATAATAGAAGAAAAATCGAAGTGTTAATTACTCAAAAGGGACTTGATTTATTAATCGAATTAGATCCAAAAGTAAAAGAACACGAAGAATTATTTGCAAAAAATTTAGCCGTCGAAGAATTAGAACAATTAAATACTTTATTAGAAAAATACAGAACAAAATAA
- a CDS encoding YceI family protein: MKNLKLIALAFVVALSTAAATAQTKKIDVSKSSINWLAKKVTGEHSGTVALKSGALVFKKNVLTGGTFTVDMTTLTATDLTGEYLGKLNGHLKSEDFFGTEKFPTSTLVFKKIGTKSANVYTVTADLTIKGITKPVVFDITVNGDTASTTLNVDRTKYDIKYNSKSFFESIGDKAIYDEFELKVNLKF; this comes from the coding sequence ATGAAAAACTTAAAATTAATTGCCTTAGCATTCGTAGTAGCATTATCTACAGCTGCAGCAACAGCTCAAACTAAAAAAATTGATGTTTCTAAAAGCAGCATTAACTGGCTTGCCAAAAAAGTAACAGGTGAACATTCAGGAACTGTAGCTTTAAAAAGTGGTGCATTGGTTTTCAAGAAAAATGTACTAACAGGAGGAACTTTCACTGTGGATATGACAACTTTGACAGCTACAGACTTAACTGGAGAATATTTAGGTAAATTAAATGGTCACTTGAAATCAGAAGATTTCTTTGGTACTGAAAAATTCCCAACTTCAACTTTAGTATTCAAAAAAATAGGAACAAAATCTGCTAACGTTTATACTGTAACAGCTGATTTAACTATCAAAGGAATTACTAAACCAGTTGTTTTTGATATAACTGTAAATGGAGATACTGCTTCAACAACTTTAAATGTAGATCGTACTAAATACGACATCAAATACAATTCAAAATCTTTCTTTGAAAGCATTGGAGATAAAGCAATCTATGATGAATTCGAATTAAAAGTGAACTTGAAATTTTAA
- a CDS encoding efflux RND transporter periplasmic adaptor subunit, translated as MKNNLFKSAIITSLFVLLLSSCNGEKKEAVIKEAAIAVKVSGASENNNGQFVTASGKIEAENSANLSTRMMGYVTKIHVQVGQKVSAGQLLVSINNTDLQAKKAQVDASILQATAGYNNAKKDYDRFVNLFKQQSASQKELDDMTARYEMAKAGLEGAKQMRNEVIAQFSYSNITAPFAGMVTNTFVKEGDMANPGMPLVSIEGASRLQVTAMVSESDITAIKKGMAVKVLVKSSNESLTGKVSEVSLSAKNTGGQYLVKINLDKTNNTVLSGMFVNVQFPVANTMPTKTNEKVLVPESALVQQGQLTGIYTIGTGNIAILRWLRIGKNFGNQVEVLSGLSANEQYIVSADGKLYNGALVSIQ; from the coding sequence ATGAAGAACAACTTATTCAAATCAGCTATAATCACATCTCTATTCGTTTTACTGCTTTCCTCCTGTAATGGAGAAAAGAAAGAAGCTGTAATTAAAGAAGCTGCCATTGCGGTAAAAGTAAGTGGCGCGTCTGAAAACAACAATGGACAATTTGTAACAGCAAGCGGTAAAATTGAAGCCGAAAACTCCGCAAATTTAAGCACTAGAATGATGGGGTATGTAACCAAAATCCACGTGCAAGTGGGTCAAAAAGTAAGTGCGGGACAATTATTAGTCAGCATCAACAACACCGATTTGCAAGCCAAAAAAGCGCAAGTGGACGCGAGTATTCTACAAGCAACAGCTGGCTATAACAATGCCAAAAAAGATTACGATCGATTTGTGAATTTATTCAAACAACAAAGCGCTTCCCAAAAAGAGTTGGATGATATGACGGCTCGTTATGAAATGGCAAAAGCAGGTCTGGAAGGCGCCAAACAAATGCGTAACGAAGTGATAGCGCAATTCTCCTACTCTAATATCACAGCTCCGTTTGCGGGTATGGTGACCAATACTTTTGTAAAAGAAGGAGACATGGCCAATCCGGGAATGCCATTGGTAAGTATCGAAGGAGCATCGAGATTACAAGTAACGGCTATGGTTTCTGAAAGTGACATTACTGCTATCAAAAAGGGAATGGCTGTAAAAGTACTGGTAAAATCGTCTAACGAAAGCTTAACCGGAAAAGTAAGCGAAGTGAGTCTATCAGCAAAAAATACGGGTGGGCAATATTTGGTAAAAATCAATTTGGACAAAACTAATAATACTGTTTTATCTGGAATGTTCGTAAACGTTCAGTTTCCTGTTGCCAATACCATGCCAACAAAAACAAACGAAAAAGTTTTGGTTCCCGAAAGTGCTTTGGTACAACAAGGACAGTTAACTGGAATTTATACTATTGGAACTGGAAATATAGCCATATTAAGATGGTTGCGTATTGGTAAAAACTTTGGTAATCAAGTAGAAGTTTTGTCTGGATTATCGGCAAATGAGCAATATATTGTTTCGGCTGACGGGAAATTGTATAACGGAGCTTTGGTAAGTATTCAGTAA